Below is a genomic region from Zea mays cultivar B73 chromosome 9, Zm-B73-REFERENCE-NAM-5.0, whole genome shotgun sequence.
ctatgtcgtatgtctgtggacaattatctgtaatattctgtgggttgaactatgtttcagttcaaattactctgtgtgtggttaatcgaggaatggttataattgctgcgcttactctacgtatcatctcttgtatgcctcgataaccatgattgtaggaaagtctccatcaaactccgatatattatgtgtgttatatcttcagcttcaaataatcctgcacacacttagggggagcctttcttacatactgagtttttattgggatttatctatctctcggacagaacttcaaatcaagataagtcctatgaaactcatctccaaaatctatcttataccttaggtatgagggagatttggaaaaactaaacttctctttaatatattatgtagtgttgtcatcaattatcaaaaagggggagattgtgaatcatctaggcccctttggtgatgttttggtaattaatgacaactgcttgtggactaacgattcttagagaaataagaatgcagggttggaccacatagaacaggaaatgttggagaatcataagcattggttgtgggataaaagcaaaggtataatataggtttcgtttttgccggtcttgaggagtttagagaagatacctgaccggattagtaggctagatagccgtactattaagaggggtcaatgactttgatctgtgtaaaccttagtgcctcatagatcatcaagtagttgcatttgcatgaggactaacaacgcttcaaatttcttgagttaaaagttctttcaaaagcaagTTTGAAAAATTGCAATGTCTtggatgcgcggactgtccgggccttgagggcggaccgtctgcggaccaccagaggggtccgaagtctgaccacttcggaagccactttgttctattgcactgcggaccgtccgggccttagggccagaccatccgcagtcatgaccagagaaggctggtttcgggccagtccctgaattatagcgcggaccgtccggctgtgttgggcggacagtccgcaagtgtcaaacatgttttggacagggactgtgtgattttgtagatttgtacaacgaactgtccgggggactagtccggacagtactgtctcaggtcgcggaccgcccggccttataggcggacggtccatcCGTGTTAATTGTTCTTGGTCAGAGGTTCGGGTACCTCatgctgccaggtcgcggacagtccggccttggagggcggactgtccggatccaccttttctgacagctctgacagttttcaaacgggaattattgccgtatatgtacggcggaccgtccggccctagggcgcggaccgtccgcgtgtgcgcagaactggtgctgtttgcacataacggttggattttgatgggggtctataaatagaagggtagctcgtgtgagagagctctcttggccattccttgcacacattgagctcatttgtgatcctccaactcactctctcacactctttgcttgagattgcattctagtgagagattgagggttcctagtgcatttgcatcattcggtgattcttgaggcactaggtggtacaccgagcaagcgtcattggcttattactcttggaggttgccgcctcctagacggctcgggtgattgtctccgtcgagctctccaagaagattgtggagaagccgcggtgttgattgtgaggggttcgcgcctacctcgccggagcggcaaaggtgacattagtggaatcgaggtattgagtgatttcttgtccacttggctcaaagatcaagccgtgtcttgatagaggagcaagtgagagcttgaagtccacctcaacgtggattaggggtgatcggcaaatcaccgataccacgggataaattttggtgtctctaccttcttgcattacttattgccttgcaagtgattagtgttttgcatattgttcctcaagtattcaatcaccgtagttgtttctcatacattatttacttgttgtcactagagaatttattcctcttgttatattgattaaatttacctagtgtttttgattttagtcaaaaccacctattcacccccctctagccggtgtcctagatcctatagCTACACCCGATGCACCGAACAGAGGTACAAAAAGTTCAAGTCATACTACGAACCCATAAGCAAGGAACAGGAACCTTTGAATCAATTATTTCAAAattaactcaaagattgggggcttgtggggtacagatgtcccctgggtccactagaagcGAAAACCTTGCTTGGGGCCACAAGCCAGTCGCCCCGCAAGGTCGCCGCGTCGTAGGCCAGGCAAAGACAACGGTGGAAATGGGTCAACCCAGGAAGGCGATGGGCTCACATCTAGATTATTCGCGGCTTGGACGTGATCCTATTGAAGCTGCTCCCTTTTCCCGCGCCCGACATCCTTGAACGTTGGGGATAGCTCGGAACAATTGCGTCGAGTTTTCCTCGAGATAAGTAAAGTCTGTTCACTATTAGCTAGAGGATAATCTAGAAGAGTATGATCAGCATGTACGCGGGAAGTACCctacggtcgtgtatataaggccaaggggtatccccatcattttcatctcattagcaCATCACCATTTGGAAGACACCACTTGTAAACACCTCCCACATACAAAGTCAccctaggaagtagggtattacgcttctcaagcggcccgaacctgttgaAAATCGTCtgactctctctctctttctcgtgccccccgcacgaaccatcgagttacGATCTACGACACTGTCCTACCCAAGAGCGCCACGAGGGTACCCGGGTGTGCATCTGGACACTAAACACCGACAGATAGCAACTGACTAAATTTAGCAAGTCTATTTGGAGAAGTAATTTTCTGTTTACTTCTTAAATTTAAAATTTAGGGAGTCGTTTGGAGAACTACTAGAGTTGCTCAACATCTCTACAAATACATTTATAAAGACGACTAGGTTTGAAAGCTAGTGTAGGGGCATATAGAAACTGACCCGCACCTATAAATGATTTTGTAGCGAAGAACATCGAGGAAATCCTTGCGAGGTGCCTCTCATTACGCTTCCACTACctttagggcatgtacaacccagaGACTCCGACTCGATTTTCTTTGTACAAAAGACAGCTAAAAGACTGTATGATACAACTCTGAGCCTATAAACTATAAATGCAATCAAGACATAATATGTATAGAGTCGTGTAGAGAAGAGCTCTTCATGAAGAGCCTCTCTTAATTTTTTTTCGCTTAACCCCCTAGAGACCATCAAGAGATACCTTGTTTAATTatgttgtacatgccctaagttTAACTAGACATTTATCGTTTTGGATATGCTTGGATaacatacaaaattcattgaagaGCAACTCAAGAAGTCTAATATCTATTGGATAAGGAAGTCGACTCTAATGTGTAGCTCAAGTTTTAAGAGGTAATAATTAGTGTAATTAAATAAAACAATTATTTTTCTCCTATTTCATATCTCTATGGCATTGATGAATGATGATGCAACTTAGGTCCTGTTTATTTCGGCATTAGGATCAACTTCTCGTAGCCAAATATTTCGTCTCTCAGCTAGCTTATGTAAAAAATCGTTTATGTGAAAACCGATAAAATCAACTTTATGTAGAATCCATCGATTCGTCACGGCAAGAGGAAGAATCCACCACTTCCTTCCTAGACCTCATGCAGACTCCTTCCTCCTGTTCCGTAGATTCTCATAACAGATTGAGTATCCAACAATCTAGATGACAAGAAAAGATCTTTAGGAAAAAGTGCTAAACATACCATAATAGTTCATATCGAATAATCTCGAACCAATTTTGGTTAAGTTTATCAAAATTTGAAGGCGTGAGATTTTAGTACTAAGGTGCAGCTTCAAACATGATGTCAACATATGAACATAATACTTCTGGCATTATTTGAATCGTCCGGGATGGATTTGGACTCTAAAACAATTGAATTAGACTGGACATCAGTGATTTGGAACTGAAATAGATTGGATGATGAATTCTTTTCCTTAGATTTTTAATAAAACTTCTCTATTTGGGTTTAAGATTCCAATCCATTACCACCACTGTCGGAACCACTCATGGATGACCGCGTCCAAGCCTGCCCACCGTTGGCCTCCTTGACCATCTTCTCGCAGACGCCGTTGAGTTGGGAGGCCCAGCGGCCAAGCTAGGTAGTAGTCAGATACACAGAATGGCATCTGATGCCAAAATCAAAATGAGAGGCGGTCGGTCTCATCTTATCTGCCGGTGCGCGGGGAGATAACTCCTATTTCGACTGCCAAAGCCCAAAGCCAGACTACCAGTTGCAGCTGGAAAGCTAGCTGCTTGACCCACGCGCGCCGGCCTTCTTGACCTCCACCTTGAGCGACTTGAGGTACCTCACGGCCTCGTCGAGCACGGCCGGCGTGTCCATCCGGTCGCCACCGGGGATGATCCCCTTGAGCGTCCGCACCATCTTCTTCAtccgctccttcttcttctcaccGCCGCCCGTCTCGTGCTTCCGGCCGCCGCTGCTGTTCCCAGCGTACCCGCCGGATGAGCACGTGGAATCCGGGGAGCCGCCGGCGCGGCATCCGGGTGTGCGGCCGGTGCTGAGCACGTCGTCctcttcgtcgccttcctccGTGCTCATGAGCGCGTCGATCTCGTCGGTGTCCTCCTTCTGCCGGACCGAGacgccgccggcgccggcgccggcgtcgtcgccgCAGCCGTGGTAGGCGCTCTCGCCGGGGTAGGTCTGGTCGTAGCCGTAGCAGTGGTTGCCGTAGTCGTATCCGCCGGCAGAGGAACCGAAGTTGTTGGCCAGGGAGGGGTGGAACATCACCCGGCTCCGGTCGTACGTCTGGTCGAAGATGACGTAGTTCTTGGGACAGGTGTCCGACGGCTGGAACTCCAGCCCCGTGAGCGGCGCCGGGAAGTCGTGCTGCCTCCGACCACCGAGCGGATCCTCATAGGCTGCAGCAGGCGGAGGCGCGGCAGGGTACCGGTCGTTCGCCGCCGAGTAGTAGCCGCCTCCGGCGCAGTTGGCGGCGACGTCGTAGTCGTAGCCGTagccgccggcgccggcgccgtagCCACCGTACCCGTAACCGGGGTCTCCCTGCATTGGACCACTCGAGTCGTGTTGCTTGATCCCTGGCTGTGTTTGTGTTTGGATTGCTAGGAACTGAATCCAAAAATTGCGTTTCGGTTAGTTTGGTTCGGGTTTGAGGTTGCTCGGAAGGCGTGCGGCAACGGGCTTCAGCAGCTGGCGGAAGTATTCGGGCCTGCAACAAGTAATCAACGGAAAACAAATTGGAGTGAGAATAGTAGTTATCGGTTACGGTTTATTTTCGGACAAACTTGTTCTACAGTGCTGTGTGTTGCGAACTCGAGTCATTAAGGATCAGTTTAATGGAAGGTGAGAAgagagcacagcacaaagaggctAGACTGCTAGAGCAATTTGGCAAGTTGTACATAGCAAAGTGCACGACGATATTAGAGCGAAAAGCTAAAGCGAGCACAAGTGTCTACCAATTCGTGAACAGCAATGCCGGTTAAAGGTGGCGACAACGTATGGTTGCGAgtttttgtttttattttttttgGATGCGCTTGCCGACTCATAAACTAGCTTATCATCCTATGGGAAGTCCATTAGAAGCGCGAGGATGTCGCAGAACAGAGGAGGATGTACAACTAAAAACAGAGTAGCGAGGTGGTGGCCATCTTTTGACTGCGCAAAGCATTTCGTCAAACACGCTGCCCTATCCCTCGCCGTTGACGTCGAGAGCCGCCACGTAGTGGACCCCGATCGCTTTCCGATCTACAGTTCTACGTTAGTCGTAGCATAACAGACTGCACCAAGTTGCTCACCCACGTAGGAATGAACAGGTGACGGTGCGATGCTTACAGTTTACAGCAGCTGCGCGGCAATGCCAAGGGGAAAAGAAAAGCTCTAAGAGAATTTTGAACAATGCAACGGAAGGAAGGAGACCTGAATCGTCGACGACGACGTGAGGCTGCGCTGACCTGGCAAAGTTGCGTAGAAGGCGACGGCGCCACTTGCCGTAACGACCGGCGCCAAGGCTCTCCTCCAGTCGAACTCAAAGCACGGCCTCCTCAGGCGCCGACCTCCCGACGATCGGAGCGGCACAAACGGTCGCCACCTACGGCATCCTGCCCCTCGCGCTTCGTTTCGCCTTACGCCTGAAACAGCAAAGCTCTGATGAAGTCTCTAGAAAACTGGAACAGCCAGCATGTAGCGGCAGTGGTGGTGGTGATGGTGAAGATCACCATACCTTTCACGGCTCTCTGGAACGAAACGACGATACCAGTGGAGAATGGAGGAGGAGGGTGAGCAATGGAACGCGACCGGACAGGAAGGAAGGAAGGAAAGGCCGCTGGACTGCGCGCCGGCAAAGGAGAGGCACAGGGTTTTGTTTTATACTGCTAGTGTAACGGATGAACAGCGAGCGGCCGGTGGTGGATTGGATGCTCCGATAGTCCGATTGGTCGCTCCCCCTCCTTCCCCTTCACTGTCTCCTGTTGCTCGTTTCCTTTTCGAGGCACTTCTTTTGAGTGTGatacagagagagagggagggagaaggtGGAGCGGCGAGGGCGAGCGGCAGTGCCGAGCGCAGTGATGGGAATGGATGGATGGGGCGCGGAGCTGGAGACGAATTAATGAGGTGGCGTGCGCACTCGATGGGTGCTGTGGGTGCGCGTGCCGCTTCCCACCGTGCTTGCTCGCTCTCCTCCCCCAGGCACCGAGGCCCCGCCGCACCGTCCCGCCAGCCCTCCGCACCCGATGGCACGCGGGGCCCTGTCAGGGAGGAACCCCACGCGTCAGCGACAAGGGGGACGCCGCGCCACCGTCGACGGGGACCCGGGTCAATGGAGGTGGGCATCGTGGCAGAGCAATCCATCCCAACTTCCCGAGCACGAAGCAGGCTGGCTGGCTGGCGAGcgagcacgcacgcacgcacgctgCCGTGAGGGGGGAGGGCATTATGCGGCGCGCGTGGAGGGGGCGCACGGGCGGCGTCGGATCCGCATCGTGCGCCGGAGGGATGCCGTGTTCGGTGCCGGGCCCCGCCACGGCGCTGCGCGCGTGCCCCCGGGGCCATCGATGCGCGCCTAGGGACGCTGGGCGGTAGGCCCGCGCAGACGCAGGGACAGGCCGGTCCGGGGCTAGCCATCATGCTGCGGGACTTCAGAGGATCTGTATTCATCATGTGTATAGCCTAGTTTTTTCCTAGAAAATATTCAATGTACCGTTCTGTTTACCACTGCTCTAGGGATTGTTTGGTTCGTACGTACGCAGTTTGACACGCCGCGCTTTTGGCATTACCGTAGCGTACGGTATAGATGTTATCCGGTATAGATGTTATCCGATTATTCGAAGAGCTTAATTATTCGATAAGATAGTTTTTTTTAATATTCGTAACATATCTAGATTTTGGATCCAAATCCGAATAGTATAGTATATGAATAAAATTCGTCGGATTTTGAATATCTAATATCTTCCCGTATATATCTTCTCGGATAGCAGGATAGTTGTGTGCATTTTTATGGTTTTCTAAAGAAAAAAATTAATAGTACATAAATAGCCTTAAAAATTATGAAATTTTACGAAGGcacaacatatgtccatatataatTTTAAAACAAAATATTTGGACCATAAAATCTACAAGATGTCATCGTTTCTTCCGTTTCACTTCCACTTATTGCGttagttacatgtgaaatcagtCTAAATATCGATTTAATCAATacatcactttatcattttcatatgggGACTTGAGATGATCTTattataaaatgtttattagtcttgatAATTTATTTGTATTTTTTGTCGATGCtataatattttatgaatttaattatttttaaataatttttgcagAAATAAACTAATAATACACAAACAGCCTAAAAAATTTATGAAATTTTACATAGGCACAacatatgtccacatataatcTTTAAAAAATTGGACCATAAAATTCACAAGATATCAATGTTTCTTCCATTTCTCTTCCACTTGTTACGTGGGTTATACGTGAAATCATTTTAAGTATCCAAGTTCCAACATAATCAATacctcactttatcattttcatatggaGACTTGAGGCTATCTTATTATAGAATGTTTATTGGTATTCGTAACTTATTTTCATTTTTTGAAGTGATAATATTTTATTAATTTAATTGTTTTTATGATTTTATGTAGAAAGAAATCAATAGTATACGTGTAATCCTGAAAAACTTTTGATGGAGGCACAACATATGTCCACGTGTAATCCTAAAAAACTTTTGAACCATAAAAATCATAAGATGCCAATGTTTCTTCCATTTCACTTCCAATTGTTGTGTGAGTTACACCTGAAATCACTTTGCGTAtcaaagtttcaacataatcaatacttcactttacccTTTTCATTTGGGGACATGAGATTATCTTattatagaatgtttattagtcttgCTAACTTATTTGATTTTTTAGTTGACATTATAGTATTTacgaatttaattgtattttgatgatttttgtAGAAAGTCGCTTAGAAGGGGTGAATATgcaaaacctaaaaattataaactttgaacagaaacttcacctagggttagggttagaatgAGTAATAATGAAATCGGAGTGCAGAAGAGAGTTCTTCTTACTATGAGTTGAtcgatcaatgcggataactttgggagctaacttaaAATGATTGCAAGCAAGAGaatttagagagaggggagaggaagaatcaaatcacAATACAAGATTAGCACAAAGACACGGGCGATTTGTttctcgaggttcggttccaaagaatctACTCGTTGCGTAggttgggtctctttcaaccctttccctctctcaaatggtaatttagaccggttgagtgcttctttttAATCttgagggtcacttagacccgcaaggatcaccacataattaggtgtctcttgctagctttacaagacacttgagagtttagaaggagatgaagaaaacaCGATCAAGAAAGCCAAGTAACAAAGAGCAACAAAAGATCACAATGTCACACTCTCTTGTGTTTCTCCaaaccactaatcactaatgattctCGAACACAATTATGGCACTTGGAGATGGAGTTGATGTTTTGAGTGTGGATGGAGTGAAGTCTTTGCTCCTTGTAATGAATGTGAGTTGTGGAAGCttagatgaagtgaatggaggtggttggggttgtatttatagccactaaCCACTTCTTAGTCGTTGCTCACTTTTTGCCAACCGCGGACGGCCACACTCCTGGCTCGGACGGTCCGCCTCTGCACATCAATGGCTGAAAtcccaacggtcagcagtaatagCTATATCAACGCCTAtaagtgcattaaatgtgtcATCATATGTTAGATAAAGCAGTTACGGATGGTCCAGTCGTGCACTCTGGACGGAcctcgaggacgctataattccttTTTACCGAACTtggcaccttcgggtttctctggATTCCAACGGGTGGCGGACCATGCCTGagtgtcggacggtccgcgcttggtcccgGACGGTACTCTACtctccttcggacagtccgtagtagatGTTCTGAGATTTGCAAGGTTCCTGTCTGAGGCTCACggaggtgtcgcggacggtcactGGAAGATCCCGAATGGTCCCCGCATAGGTGAATTATCCAAAAAGCTTTCCTGTCTAGGATAATCTATGGTATTCAGGATAGTCGATTTAGAATTAAGATGGTTGGACTTATGCACCTCAGAAtcaatcaactaggcaaactagttagtccattaggttgtgatggtcatcaaccaTCAAAATTATTTTAGACAAAATGGTAAAggtcattttcctttcaatctccctctttttggtgattgatgccaacacaaaccaaagcaagtataaagtggagaaatgtaactagtttgtaaTTTGGACAAGAGTGCATAAGTTACTTAAGTGAAAGCAGTTCTAAGTACATATGAATGTTTTGATATAGTTTAaaatttggaccacatttgcaccacttagcatGTTTTTACAAAtattttggaaaagtcttttcaaattcttttgcaattggCCTAAGGTATACGAATAGaaattttcaaaagcatttttcaAGTTTGGAAGATTCTCCCctttttcaaatgtttttcctttggccaaataaaaactccccctgaaaATGTTCTCCCCTTTGGTATAAAAAGGTTTTCTCCTTTTAGCTGTTAAGAGGGGTTTTCCAAATGCAATAGTACCAATTTGGAAGATAAAAAGTTTTCATAAAACAGGGTGgtcgtgcggtccttttgctttggcctattaatttctcccctttagcattaagcgccaaaaatgaAGAAATCTATAGGTCTATAACAGAAAAGATATGAATTTTAGtacatgagtagggcaaaggatatTTGATACCAACAGGGATGCAGTGGAAGCCTTCCCTTTGCCTGTAActgtatttccctttcaatctaagactaagtatgAAAATACGCTTGGAAGTATATTAGttttagctttggcacaagaagaataagaaatatgtaatTGTACCAAATGGAAGAGACatgccatgatcaaaggtataaaatgagcaatgtgtgtatTTCAATCAAGGTTCCGAGAATCTAAggcatttagttcattcctaagctcaCAAAAACTCTTTTCATCtaagggcttggtgaagatattggctaattgtttgtgggtgctaacatggtCAATaatgatatctcccctttgtgagtggtctctcagaaagtggtactggatgtctatgtgcttagtgtgtctgtgttcaatgggattctccgccatgcggatagcactctcattgtcacataggacagggactttgctcaatttgtagccatagtccctaagggtttgcctcatctagagtaGTTGTGCACAACAATGCCCTGCAGCAATGTGCTCAGCCTtggcggtggatagagctactgagttttgtttatttgaagcccaagacaccagagatctccccaaaaattgacaagtccctgatgtgttgtcacacccggttttggaaggcaaaccaaatgcgaaccatgtacgtgacaggatcagaaactcacgtacacaatgattacataattggacatcatgatgtccgaaacatccacatagtcatcaacttaacctgaaactcctgaaagtcctccataTTGCCTTCAttttctcctgagcaggggttgcaatggggacaacctggtgtttggtgttaaagcaaggctaagtacgcatcaacgtactcagcaaatgtcccatttggctaaagtggactagctatatgtgggggtgaagcttaaagcagttgcttttagtttgttaggtatttattactaatagagagacaagttttagcaataaccccaAGTTATTATCCCAAAAGGTACTCCCTCCAATAGGAAATACAAGAATCCACCATTATAGtcatcatcattaaaccatcaCCATAGAGGTATCCAgaatatctctaatcaaaggagctcccaaggctgctcataaccgtgagcacaactgatataccagtttctaaccctctgcagaggttgcacactttacccacaagtt
It encodes:
- the LOC100217078 gene encoding Transcription factor bHLH144 translates to MQGDPGYGYGGYGAGAGGYGYDYDVAANCAGGGYYSAANDRYPAAPPPAAAYEDPLGGRRQHDFPAPLTGLEFQPSDTCPKNYVIFDQTYDRSRVMFHPSLANNFGSSAGGYDYGNHCYGYDQTYPGESAYHGCGDDAGAGAGGVSVRQKEDTDEIDALMSTEEGDEEDDVLSTGRTPGCRAGGSPDSTCSSGGYAGNSSGGRKHETGGGEKKKERMKKMVRTLKGIIPGGDRMDTPAVLDEAVRYLKSLKVEVKKAGARGSSS